The sequence ACCACTTCCTTTTTCTATTCTTATTGCACCAAATCTGCTAATAACTGACTTATAGTAGGAGTTGCCATCACTAAGACATACATCACCAGTAAATATTGCAAATCCCCTTGGATCAAAGGCAGAACCTGACCCTGCTATTGAAACAAAATCATGTTCTATATTCAAAGTATTTAAGTCCGTACCTGTACAAATTCCTGTTCTGTTTGTTCCCATATTTACTACTCTTAATCTCTTGTTCGTAGTATCAACGCATA comes from Spirochaetota bacterium and encodes:
- a CDS encoding prepilin-type N-terminal cleavage/methylation domain-containing protein, with the translated sequence MKKIKQNKGFSFVELMVVIALITILSAVAIPSITKFYRTYKYIEYTSSMENLVRWAKMTAIERSINVGLCVDTTNKRLRVVNMGTNRTGICTGTDLNTLNIEHDFVSIAGSGSAFDPRGFAIFTGDVCLSDGNSYYKSVISRFGAIRIEKGSG